From a region of the Deinococcus aestuarii genome:
- the metH gene encoding methionine synthase: protein MAADTRDIRAHARERILVLDGAWGTMLQRAGLTEGDFRWDEADPLRMYRGNFDLLQLTRPDVIKGVHRAYFEAGADIASTNTFNSTVISQADYGTEHLARAMNEAGARLAREVADEFTARDGRPRWVAGSVGPTNRTATLSPDVERPEFRNVTFDDLVAAYTEQVEGLIAGGADLILIETVFDTLNAKAALFACEEVFARDGKTLPIMLSGTITDASGRTLSGQTPEAFAVSTEHANLFSLGLNCALGADLLRPHLRAIAANTEALVSVHPNAGLPNAFGEYDETPEHTASVLRSFAEEGLVNIVGGCCGTTPEHIRAIVEAVSGLPPRTAPKLPPYLRLSGLEAFTVTPETNFVNVGERTNVTGSPKFSKAILAGDYDAGLKIARQQVQNGAQLVDVNFDEGMLDGEAAMVKFVNLLAGEPDISRVPLMLDSSRWEVLEAGLKRVQGKAVVNSISLKDGEAKFLERARLLRRYGAAAVVMAFDEQGQADNLERRIEITSRAYRLLTGEAGFPPQDIIFDPNVLTVATGLEEHDRYALDFIEATRWIKANLPGALVSGGISNVSFSFRGNNHVREAMHAVFLYHAIRAGLDMGIVNAGMLAVYDDIEPELREAVEDVILARRPDATERLIELAESYKDVKREASAQSAWRELPVAERLKHALVQGITDHVTEDAEEAYQLLGSPLAVIEGPLMDGMNVVGDLFGAGKMFLPQVVKSARVMKRAVAHLTPYLEAEQTGSSGKGKILLATVKGDVHDIGKNIVGVVLACNGYQVTDLGVMVPGEKILDEAKRLGADVIGLSGLITPSLDEMVNVAREMTRRGVKTPLLIGGATTSRAHTAVKIDPAYDGTVVHVLDASRAVGVVGDLLSDAKAVQERTRTEYEALRERHGERQVRLIPLGEARERAPRLSPAAVPAPHVPGRTVIEQPISELLAYIDWTPFLIAWEMKGIYPNILTDPLRGAEARKLFDDAQALLRRVIEENLMTARGVIGLWPAHREGDDIVVETGAVEAVKADTLDHQTHELAAGRAPLPPVTRLHTLRQQRDQTTPNTALADFVSLRGDHLGAFAVAIHGAEELAREYERQHDDYMSILTKAVADRLAEAFAEKLHRDVRTGYWGYATDETLSNDDLIRERYDGIRPAPGYPAQPDHTEKRTIFGLLNAEEIGLKLTESCAMTPAAAVSGLYFAHPEARYFAVGRIGRDQVEEYAERKGWTLEEAERWLGPILAYDPGKLPAPPPQPTAHSPQPVRGAR from the coding sequence ATGGCGGCAGACACACGCGACATTCGCGCACACGCGCGGGAACGGATTCTGGTGCTCGACGGGGCCTGGGGCACCATGCTCCAGCGGGCGGGGCTGACGGAGGGCGACTTCCGCTGGGATGAGGCCGACCCCCTGCGGATGTACCGGGGCAACTTCGACCTGCTGCAACTCACCCGGCCCGACGTGATCAAAGGCGTTCACCGGGCGTACTTCGAGGCGGGCGCGGACATCGCCTCCACGAACACCTTCAACTCGACCGTGATCTCGCAGGCGGATTACGGCACGGAGCATCTGGCCCGCGCGATGAACGAGGCGGGCGCGAGGCTGGCCCGCGAGGTCGCCGACGAGTTCACGGCCCGTGACGGTCGTCCCCGCTGGGTCGCCGGGTCGGTCGGCCCCACCAACCGCACGGCCACCCTCTCCCCCGACGTGGAGCGGCCCGAGTTCCGCAACGTCACCTTCGACGATCTGGTCGCCGCGTACACCGAACAGGTGGAGGGGCTGATCGCGGGCGGCGCCGACCTCATCCTGATCGAGACTGTGTTCGACACCCTGAACGCGAAGGCGGCCCTCTTCGCATGCGAGGAAGTGTTTGCCAGGGACGGGAAGACCCTCCCCATCATGCTGTCGGGGACGATCACGGACGCTTCGGGGCGCACGCTGAGCGGGCAGACGCCAGAAGCGTTCGCGGTGAGCACCGAGCACGCGAACCTCTTCAGCCTGGGGTTGAACTGCGCGCTGGGGGCGGACCTGCTGCGACCCCACCTGCGGGCCATCGCGGCGAACACGGAAGCGCTCGTCTCCGTCCACCCCAACGCGGGATTGCCGAACGCCTTCGGGGAGTACGACGAGACGCCCGAGCACACGGCCTCCGTGTTGCGTTCCTTCGCGGAAGAGGGGCTGGTCAACATCGTGGGCGGCTGCTGCGGGACGACACCGGAGCACATTCGCGCGATTGTGGAGGCTGTCTCTGGTCTTCCTCCCCGCACCGCTCCCAAGCTGCCGCCCTACCTCCGCCTGAGTGGGCTGGAAGCCTTCACCGTCACGCCCGAGACGAACTTCGTGAACGTGGGCGAGCGGACGAACGTCACGGGCAGCCCAAAGTTCAGCAAGGCGATCCTAGCGGGCGACTACGACGCAGGGCTGAAGATCGCCCGGCAACAGGTCCAGAACGGCGCGCAGCTTGTGGACGTGAACTTCGACGAGGGGATGCTGGACGGCGAGGCGGCGATGGTGAAATTCGTCAACCTCCTCGCGGGGGAGCCGGACATTTCCCGTGTTCCGCTGATGCTCGACTCCTCGCGCTGGGAGGTGCTGGAGGCGGGCCTCAAGCGGGTGCAGGGCAAGGCGGTCGTGAACTCGATCTCGCTGAAAGACGGGGAGGCGAAGTTTCTGGAGCGTGCCCGGCTGCTGCGCCGCTATGGGGCCGCCGCCGTCGTCATGGCCTTCGACGAGCAGGGGCAGGCGGACAACCTGGAGCGGCGAATTGAGATCACCTCCCGCGCGTACCGGCTGCTGACCGGGGAGGCCGGGTTCCCCCCGCAGGACATCATCTTCGACCCCAACGTGCTAACGGTGGCGACGGGGCTGGAGGAGCACGACCGTTACGCGCTGGACTTCATCGAGGCGACGCGCTGGATCAAGGCGAACCTGCCGGGGGCGCTCGTGTCGGGCGGCATTTCCAACGTCTCCTTCTCCTTCCGGGGCAACAACCACGTCCGCGAGGCGATGCACGCCGTCTTCCTGTACCACGCGATCCGGGCGGGCCTCGACATGGGCATCGTCAATGCGGGGATGCTCGCCGTGTACGACGACATCGAGCCGGAACTGCGCGAGGCGGTGGAGGACGTGATCCTGGCGCGGAGGCCGGACGCGACGGAACGCCTGATTGAGCTCGCGGAGAGCTACAAGGACGTGAAGCGGGAGGCGAGCGCTCAGAGCGCATGGCGTGAATTGCCCGTGGCCGAACGCTTGAAGCACGCCCTCGTCCAAGGCATCACCGACCACGTGACGGAGGACGCGGAGGAGGCGTACCAACTTCTCGGCTCTCCCCTGGCCGTGATCGAGGGGCCGCTGATGGACGGCATGAACGTGGTGGGCGACCTCTTCGGGGCCGGGAAGATGTTCCTGCCACAGGTGGTCAAGTCGGCCCGCGTGATGAAACGCGCCGTTGCCCACCTCACTCCCTACCTGGAGGCCGAGCAGACGGGGAGCAGCGGGAAGGGCAAGATCCTCCTCGCCACCGTGAAGGGCGACGTTCACGACATCGGCAAGAACATCGTGGGCGTGGTGCTGGCCTGCAACGGGTATCAGGTGACTGACCTCGGCGTGATGGTGCCGGGCGAGAAGATTCTGGACGAGGCGAAGCGGTTGGGGGCGGATGTCATCGGTCTCTCCGGCCTGATCACCCCCAGCCTCGATGAGATGGTGAACGTGGCGCGGGAGATGACACGGCGGGGCGTGAAAACACCACTCCTAATCGGCGGCGCCACGACCAGCCGCGCGCACACGGCGGTCAAGATCGACCCCGCGTACGACGGCACGGTCGTCCACGTCCTCGACGCGAGCCGCGCCGTCGGCGTGGTGGGCGACCTTCTTTCCGATGCCAAGGCCGTGCAGGAACGCACCCGCACCGAGTACGAGGCCCTGCGCGAACGGCACGGCGAGCGGCAGGTGCGGCTGATCCCGCTGGGCGAGGCCCGCGAGCGTGCCCCCCGCCTCTCCCCCGCCGCCGTGCCTGCGCCGCACGTGCCGGGCCGGACGGTCATCGAGCAGCCCATATCGGAACTCCTCGCCTACATCGACTGGACGCCCTTTTTAATCGCGTGGGAGATGAAGGGCATCTACCCGAACATCCTCACCGACCCCCTGCGCGGCGCGGAGGCCCGGAAGCTCTTCGACGACGCGCAGGCGCTCTTGCGACGGGTCATCGAGGAGAACCTGATGACGGCGCGTGGCGTGATCGGCCTGTGGCCCGCCCACCGCGAGGGGGACGACATCGTGGTGGAGACGGGGGCGGTGGAGGCTGTCAAAGCGGACACGCTCGACCACCAGACGCACGAGCTGGCGGCGGGTCGCGCTCCCCTGCCCCCCGTCACCCGACTCCACACCCTGCGCCAGCAGCGCGACCAGACGACGCCGAATACCGCGCTGGCGGACTTCGTGAGCCTGCGTGGCGATCACCTCGGCGCCTTCGCGGTCGCCATCCACGGGGCCGAGGAACTCGCCCGCGAATACGAGAGGCAGCACGACGACTACATGAGCATCCTGACCAAGGCGGTCGCTGACCGGCTGGCTGAAGCCTTCGCCGAAAAGCTCCACCGCGACGTGCGGACGGGGTACTGGGGCTACGCGACCGACGAGACCCTGAGCAACGACGACCTGATCCGCGAGCGTTACGACGGCATCCGCCCCGCCCCCGGCTACCCCGCTCAACCCGACCACACCGAGAAGCGCACCATTTTCGGCCTGCTGAACGCCGAGGAGATCGGCCTCAAGCTCACCGAGTCCTGCGCGATGACGCCCGCCGCCGCCGTCTCCGGCCTCTACTTCGCCCACCCCGAGGCGCGTTACTTCGCCGTGGGGCGTATCGGACGCGATCAGGTGGAGGAGTACGCCGAGCGCAAGGGCTGGACCCTGGAGGAGGCGGAGCGGTGGCTGGGACCGATCCTGGCCTACGACCCTGGGAAGCTCCCGGCACCGCCCCCCCAGCCCACGGCCCACTCCCCACAACCCGTGAGGGGCGCCCGGTGA
- a CDS encoding methylenetetrahydrofolate reductase, with translation MTTRVSVELVPRSRSGLRAELEVVAQHLPAVDTVNIPDLTRYSTRSWQGCALARPRYRAIPHVRSVDLNPREPLAMAQTLDAAGIDEVLIITGDAPADMSARVYDVDAVGAIRRFRRELPHVRVYAGLDPYRQSFARERDYLERKLDAGACGFFTQPFFDLRLMDAYADLIPGGAEMWWGATTVLTESTLNYWRARNHAVFPRTFEPTLAWNRRFAAQMLAFARERDHHAYFMPVKADVREYLEGIV, from the coding sequence GTGACCACCCGCGTCTCCGTCGAACTCGTCCCCCGTTCCCGCAGCGGCCTGCGCGCCGAGTTGGAGGTTGTGGCGCAGCACCTGCCCGCCGTGGACACGGTGAATATCCCCGACCTGACCCGCTACTCGACGCGCTCGTGGCAGGGGTGCGCGCTGGCCCGGCCCCGTTACCGGGCGATTCCCCACGTCCGGTCGGTGGACCTCAACCCGCGCGAGCCGCTGGCGATGGCACAGACGCTGGACGCGGCAGGTATCGACGAGGTGCTGATCATCACCGGGGACGCCCCCGCCGACATGAGCGCCAGGGTGTACGACGTGGACGCGGTGGGGGCGATCCGCCGCTTCCGGCGCGAGCTGCCGCACGTGCGGGTGTACGCGGGGCTGGACCCCTACCGCCAGAGCTTCGCCCGCGAGCGCGACTACCTGGAGCGCAAGCTCGACGCCGGGGCCTGCGGCTTTTTCACCCAGCCCTTCTTCGACCTGCGCCTGATGGACGCCTACGCCGACCTGATCCCGGGGGGCGCCGAGATGTGGTGGGGGGCGACCACCGTGCTGACGGAATCAACCCTCAACTACTGGCGGGCGCGCAACCACGCCGTCTTTCCGCGCACCTTCGAGCCGACCCTGGCGTGGAACCGCCGCTTTGCCGCACAGATGTTGGCGTTCGCGAGAGAAAGGGACCACCACGCCTACTTCATGCCGGTGAAGGCGGACGTGCGGGAGTACCTGGAGGGGATCGTCTAG
- a CDS encoding DUF4139 domain-containing protein yields the protein MQRILMAAALLLGTASAADLRIYPSFSEVREPVRATGNTLSVTLPEAAWAGLIPGTLDLDGLTFTGAVQRQEANWLASLEGRTVYLRREDGTQESVTLVRARDLLIRDGQGRYRTARYEDLAFDVPPPPNPLSPNQTLTFTLPQPGTGTLSYLTRAVTWSPRYTLKASTTGAQLSALADIRNATDLAYDVRGTELYAGDVNIQGGPPVPFALEARTTAADTVAAPAAPKINTLGELRGLYRYALSSPFTLPANAVVTLPFLTPKLTAFERYAGLNTYFTPQNSSGPLSRFYRFKADERLPGGPLTVREEGRIVGQTTISETAKGAETEFSLGDDPDVRFERAVQTNVNQRNAQGNAVRTTYRVTYTFENGKDRPVRAEVTERVGGRRVSIDGVARGQNPAAELRVDVPANGKVSRSFVLVVDNS from the coding sequence ATGCAACGCATTCTCATGGCGGCGGCTCTCTTGCTCGGCACGGCCTCGGCGGCAGACCTGCGCATCTATCCCAGCTTCAGCGAGGTCCGCGAACCCGTGCGGGCGACCGGCAACACGCTCTCGGTCACCCTGCCGGAAGCGGCCTGGGCGGGCCTGATCCCCGGCACCCTCGACCTCGACGGCCTGACCTTCACGGGCGCGGTGCAGCGTCAGGAGGCGAACTGGCTCGCCTCGCTGGAGGGGAGGACGGTGTATCTGCGGCGGGAGGACGGGACGCAGGAGAGCGTGACCCTCGTCCGCGCCCGCGACCTGCTGATCCGCGACGGGCAGGGCCGCTACCGCACCGCGCGGTACGAGGACCTTGCGTTCGACGTGCCCCCGCCGCCCAACCCCCTCTCGCCCAACCAGACGCTGACTTTCACGCTGCCGCAACCCGGGACGGGCACCCTGTCCTACCTCACCCGCGCGGTCACGTGGTCGCCGCGCTACACGCTGAAGGCGAGCACGACGGGCGCGCAGCTCTCGGCCCTCGCCGACATCCGCAACGCCACCGACCTCGCCTACGACGTGCGGGGGACGGAGCTGTACGCGGGAGACGTGAATATCCAGGGGGGACCGCCCGTGCCGTTCGCGCTGGAGGCCCGCACGACGGCGGCGGACACTGTGGCAGCCCCCGCCGCCCCCAAGATCAACACCCTCGGCGAACTGCGCGGCCTGTACCGCTACGCCCTCTCCTCGCCCTTCACCCTCCCCGCCAACGCGGTCGTCACCCTGCCCTTCCTGACGCCGAAGCTCACGGCGTTCGAGCGGTACGCAGGCCTGAACACCTATTTCACGCCGCAGAACTCCTCGGGGCCGCTGAGCCGCTTCTACCGTTTCAAGGCCGACGAGAGGTTGCCCGGCGGTCCGCTGACCGTCCGCGAGGAAGGGCGCATCGTCGGGCAGACGACGATCTCCGAGACGGCGAAGGGCGCCGAGACCGAGTTCAGCCTGGGCGACGACCCGGACGTCCGCTTCGAGCGCGCGGTGCAGACGAACGTCAACCAGCGCAATGCCCAGGGCAACGCCGTCCGCACGACCTACCGGGTGACCTACACCTTCGAGAACGGCAAGGACCGCCCCGTGCGCGCCGAGGTGACCGAGCGGGTGGGGGGGCGCCGGGTCAGCATCGACGGCGTGGCGCGGGGCCAGAACCCGGCCGCCGAGCTGCGGGTGGACGTGCCCGCGAACGGGAAGGTGAGCCGGTCGTTCGTCCTCGTGGTGGACAACTCGTAG
- a CDS encoding ABC transporter ATP-binding protein: MTTVVNLSTAARPVPATGETLLDVRNLEKYFPIRGGLLSRVVANVKAVNDVSFQLGRGEVVGLVGESGSGKTTAGRAILRLIEPTGGQVIFNGKDITKLSKGELRDYRREMQIIFQDPFASLNPRMTVSDIIGEAMQIHNLHPGRERVDRIAELLQKVGLRPEHMRRYPHEFSGGQRQRIGIARALAVNPSFIVADEPVSALDVSIQAQVVNLLQDLQEELGLTVLFIAHDLAVVEYICDRIIVMYLGRVMEIAPSRELNRNPKHPYTEALLSAAPVPDPTVKRQRIILEGDIPSPINPPSGCVFRTRCRYAVDECSKVVPELREVAPGHFKACIRDDIL, from the coding sequence ATGACCACCGTGGTCAACCTCAGCACGGCTGCGCGCCCCGTGCCCGCCACCGGCGAGACCCTGCTCGACGTGCGCAACCTCGAAAAGTACTTCCCGATCCGGGGCGGGCTGCTCTCGCGGGTGGTGGCGAACGTGAAGGCCGTCAACGACGTGTCCTTCCAGCTCGGCCGGGGCGAGGTCGTCGGCCTGGTGGGCGAGTCGGGCTCGGGCAAGACGACGGCGGGCCGCGCGATCCTGCGCCTGATCGAGCCGACCGGCGGGCAGGTGATCTTCAACGGCAAGGACATCACCAAGCTCAGCAAGGGCGAGCTGCGCGACTACCGCCGCGAGATGCAGATCATCTTCCAGGACCCCTTCGCGTCGCTCAACCCGCGCATGACGGTCTCCGACATCATCGGCGAGGCCATGCAGATCCACAACCTGCACCCGGGCCGCGAGCGGGTGGACCGCATCGCCGAACTGCTCCAGAAGGTCGGCCTGCGCCCTGAGCACATGCGGCGCTATCCGCACGAATTCTCGGGCGGGCAGCGCCAGCGCATCGGGATCGCCCGGGCGCTCGCGGTCAATCCGTCGTTCATCGTGGCGGACGAGCCGGTCTCGGCGCTGGACGTGTCGATCCAGGCGCAGGTCGTCAACCTCCTTCAGGACCTTCAGGAGGAGCTGGGCCTGACGGTGCTGTTTATCGCGCACGACCTCGCGGTGGTGGAGTACATCTGCGACCGGATCATCGTGATGTACCTGGGCCGGGTGATGGAGATCGCGCCCAGCCGCGAGCTGAACCGCAACCCCAAGCATCCCTATACCGAGGCGCTGCTCTCGGCCGCCCCGGTGCCCGACCCCACCGTCAAGCGCCAGCGGATCATTCTGGAGGGCGACATCCCCAGCCCGATCAACCCGCCCAGTGGCTGCGTGTTCCGCACCCGCTGCCGCTACGCGGTGGACGAGTGCTCCAAGGTCGTGCCCGAGCTGCGTGAGGTCGCGCCGGGCCACTTCAAGGCCTGCATCCGCGACGACATTCTGTAA
- a CDS encoding ABC transporter ATP-binding protein, with protein MTLPTPVQTTPSPSETLLAVNNLKTYFYTDDGVVKSVDGVTFHIKKGETLAVVGESGSGKSVTSLSIMRLIASPPGKIVDGEILFVGKDGVQKDITKLPEAEMRKIRGNDISMIFQEPMTSLNPVYTVGDQIAEAVMLHQGKNKRDAMGVATDMLRFVGIPAPEKRVNEYPHQMSGGMRQRVMIAMALSCKPALLIADEPTTALDVTIQAQILDLMRNLQKEVGMSILFITHNLGVVAEMADRVVVMYGGRVVEEGDVVEIFKAPRHPYTMGLLNSVPRPQDREPGQPKARLEAIPGNVPNPLNLPPGCPFEPRCKFAVPECREAVPPLYDTGGGHTARCIRWHEFERAQEGVGA; from the coding sequence ATGACCCTGCCCACTCCGGTTCAGACGACGCCCTCGCCGAGCGAGACGCTGCTGGCGGTCAACAACCTGAAGACGTACTTCTACACGGACGACGGTGTGGTGAAAAGCGTGGACGGGGTGACCTTCCACATCAAGAAGGGCGAGACCCTGGCGGTGGTGGGCGAGTCGGGCTCGGGCAAGAGCGTCACCAGCCTCTCGATCATGCGCCTGATCGCCTCCCCGCCCGGCAAGATCGTGGACGGCGAGATCCTGTTCGTCGGCAAGGACGGCGTGCAAAAGGACATCACGAAGCTGCCGGAAGCCGAGATGCGCAAGATTCGCGGCAACGACATCTCGATGATCTTCCAGGAGCCGATGACCAGCCTCAACCCGGTCTACACGGTGGGGGACCAGATCGCCGAGGCCGTGATGCTCCACCAGGGCAAGAACAAGCGCGACGCGATGGGCGTGGCGACCGACATGCTGCGCTTCGTCGGCATCCCGGCGCCCGAAAAGCGTGTCAACGAGTACCCCCACCAGATGTCGGGCGGGATGCGCCAGCGCGTGATGATCGCGATGGCCCTCTCGTGCAAGCCCGCCCTGCTGATCGCCGACGAGCCCACCACCGCGCTCGACGTGACGATCCAGGCACAGATCCTCGACCTGATGCGCAACCTCCAGAAGGAGGTCGGCATGAGCATCCTCTTCATCACCCACAACCTCGGGGTGGTGGCGGAGATGGCCGACCGGGTGGTCGTGATGTACGGCGGGCGCGTGGTGGAGGAGGGCGACGTGGTGGAGATCTTCAAAGCACCCCGTCACCCTTACACGATGGGGCTGCTCAACTCGGTGCCGCGTCCCCAGGACCGCGAGCCGGGCCAGCCTAAGGCGCGGCTGGAGGCGATTCCCGGCAACGTGCCCAATCCGCTGAACCTGCCGCCCGGCTGCCCCTTCGAGCCGAGGTGCAAGTTCGCGGTGCCCGAGTGCCGTGAGGCCGTGCCGCCGCTGTACGACACGGGCGGGGGCCACACGGCCCGCTGCATCCGCTGGCACGAGTTCGAGCGCGCGCAGGAAGGGGTGGGCGCATGA
- a CDS encoding ABC transporter permease: MTTTAPQPRQARARRPQSQSQFSVAWGQFRKNRLARIGGTFLLLLYALAVFAPFVAPDGLSNYSTTNITRFHPPTPVHFRDPQGGGLTRPYVYQYAQQLNLDTFVNEFKPTQTRCPIYFGVRGDSYRLLGLIPGNVHLFGTGNPDCKVYLFGGEALGRDLFTRTMYASQISLTIGVGAVLLSTVIGLFMGAMAAYFGGIADTLIMRLVEVLASIPGLFLLILLRSVFPQNINPIFALYMILGLLAFISWGGLARVVRGQLLSVREQDFVSAARALGAGNGRIMWRHMLPTMTTYVIVLLSLGIPGAILTESGLSFLGIGAVEPYVSWGSLLSQAQEGGFASITQRPWVLIPGFFIVLTVMCFQLLGDGLRDAFDPRKRQ, translated from the coding sequence GTGACCACGACCGCCCCCCAGCCCCGGCAGGCCCGCGCCCGCCGTCCCCAGTCGCAGTCGCAGTTCTCGGTCGCCTGGGGCCAGTTCCGCAAGAACCGCCTCGCGCGCATCGGCGGCACCTTTTTGCTGCTGCTCTACGCCCTCGCCGTCTTCGCGCCCTTCGTGGCGCCCGACGGCCTGTCCAACTACTCGACGACCAACATCACCCGCTTCCACCCGCCCACGCCGGTCCACTTCCGCGACCCGCAGGGTGGGGGGCTGACCCGGCCCTACGTGTACCAGTACGCCCAGCAGCTCAACCTCGACACCTTCGTCAACGAGTTCAAGCCCACCCAGACCCGCTGCCCGATCTACTTTGGGGTGCGGGGCGACTCGTACCGTCTGCTGGGCCTGATTCCCGGCAACGTGCACCTCTTCGGCACGGGCAATCCCGACTGCAAGGTGTACCTCTTCGGCGGCGAGGCGCTGGGCCGCGACCTCTTCACCCGCACGATGTACGCCTCGCAGATTTCCCTGACCATCGGCGTGGGAGCGGTGCTGCTGAGCACGGTCATCGGCCTGTTTATGGGCGCGATGGCGGCGTATTTCGGCGGGATCGCGGACACGCTGATCATGCGGCTCGTGGAGGTGCTGGCGTCCATCCCGGGGCTCTTCCTGCTGATCCTGCTGCGGTCGGTCTTTCCGCAGAACATCAACCCGATCTTCGCGCTGTACATGATTCTGGGGCTGCTCGCCTTCATCTCGTGGGGCGGGCTGGCGCGGGTGGTGCGCGGACAACTCCTGAGCGTGCGCGAGCAGGACTTCGTGTCGGCGGCGCGGGCGCTGGGGGCCGGGAACGGCCGGATCATGTGGCGCCACATGCTGCCCACCATGACGACGTACGTGATCGTGCTGCTCAGCCTCGGGATTCCCGGCGCGATCCTGACGGAATCGGGCCTGAGTTTTCTCGGGATCGGGGCGGTCGAGCCTTACGTGTCGTGGGGCAGCCTGCTCAGCCAGGCGCAGGAGGGGGGCTTCGCCTCCATCACCCAGCGGCCCTGGGTGCTGATCCCGGGCTTTTTCATCGTGCTGACGGTGATGTGCTTCCAGCTTCTGGGCGACGGGCTGCGCGATGCCTTCGATCCGCGCAAGCGGCAGTAA
- a CDS encoding ABC transporter permease, with product MIPFLLRRALQAIPTLLLASLLIFFVISLAPGDFLTPAKLNPNISPEQIANLERSFGLDRPVWQQYLLWLGNMLRGDFGLSFQYQQPVLGVIWPRIVNSLWLVLLILVIFYAVSIPLGVFGAVRQNSLGDKSVNVVLYFLLGFPSFFIALIALYFIVQARFATGLDIPIGGMRSENFAELSPFRQALDVAKHLIVPALILAITDAAGLTRVIRGQMLEVMRSDYIRTARAKGVSERTAIWKHTFRNAILPIVAGIGGTLPGLIGGAGFIEVVFAYPGITPMLLNAINTQDLYLIAGFTMITTVLLIIGNAISDILLAVVDPRVSVS from the coding sequence ATGATTCCATTCCTCCTGCGGCGGGCCCTTCAGGCCATCCCGACCCTGCTGCTCGCCAGCCTGCTGATCTTTTTCGTGATCTCGCTCGCTCCCGGCGACTTCCTGACCCCCGCCAAGCTCAACCCCAACATCAGCCCCGAGCAGATCGCCAACTTAGAACGCAGCTTCGGCCTCGACCGCCCCGTCTGGCAGCAGTACCTGCTGTGGCTCGGGAACATGCTGCGCGGGGACTTCGGGCTCTCCTTTCAGTACCAGCAGCCCGTGCTGGGCGTGATCTGGCCGCGCATCGTGAACTCGCTGTGGCTGGTGCTCCTGATCCTGGTGATCTTTTACGCGGTGTCCATCCCGCTCGGGGTCTTCGGGGCCGTGCGCCAGAACTCGCTCGGCGACAAGAGCGTCAACGTGGTGCTGTATTTCCTGCTGGGCTTCCCGAGCTTTTTCATCGCGCTGATCGCCCTGTACTTCATCGTGCAGGCGCGCTTCGCCACGGGCCTGGACATTCCCATCGGCGGGATGAGGAGCGAGAATTTTGCCGAGCTGAGCCCCTTTCGGCAGGCACTCGACGTCGCCAAGCACCTGATCGTCCCCGCGCTGATCCTGGCGATCACGGACGCGGCGGGCCTGACGCGCGTGATCCGCGGGCAGATGCTGGAGGTCATGCGCTCGGACTACATCCGCACCGCGCGGGCCAAGGGGGTCAGCGAGAGAACGGCGATCTGGAAGCACACCTTCCGCAACGCGATCTTGCCCATCGTGGCGGGGATCGGCGGCACCCTGCCGGGGCTGATCGGCGGGGCGGGCTTCATCGAGGTGGTGTTCGCCTACCCCGGCATCACGCCGATGCTGCTCAACGCGATCAACACCCAGGACCTCTACCTCATCGCGGGGTTCACCATGATCACGACCGTGCTGCTCATCATCGGCAACGCGATCAGCGACATCCTCCTCGCGGTGGTCGACCCGCGCGTGTCGGTCTCGTAA